From the Prochlorococcus sp. MIT 1223 genome, the window ATTTCATTGGATGCTGCCATCTCAACAATTGAAAATATTGAGAATCAATTAACCTCAAAGTTTTTAAGAGATGTAATTCAGAATTTTGCAATTTCCACCTGGTTAGAAGGAGGTAGGTCAACAGTAAGCGTGACGAAAGATCAGAAGTGGTAATTGGGAATCCAGCTTGAGTTGTAAGAAGCCCACTTCACTTTGCTGGTATTTTGCTGGCATGGGTTTTGTCGATTCCTTGAGACCGATTGGTATCAAAGGTTTTTAACTTTTCATTAGCCAGTAGTTAATTTCAGTCATATCAAGAGATCTCCAGGAATTGTGGTGTGTGAATAATGTGTGAATGAGATGGCTACTGGCTTTTAAAGAGATGAGTTAGCGAGGGCTTTTCCCCATTAGGAGGTTTTGACCATTTTAAGTTTGATAGCTCACAAAAGATAAACTTCTCCTCTAAATCCGACTAGTTTCTTTTGGAGAAAGGCGCAATCGCATTTAGATGATGAAGGTTTTTAGATACGTTGCTATAGCAGTTCTGCTTTTGTTTATTCAATTAACGCCTAAACCTGTGATGGCTTGTGTTGAAGGTTTGTCGTGGGGGATGGATCTCTCAAGTGTAGAGAGCCATCTTGGAGTTTCCTTGACTCCTGTTCAAGAAGATTTAAATAGGGGTCTTTTTGAAGTTAGAGATTTTCAGATGAGCGGGTTACCTGTGAATAGTCTTCGTGTTCGTGTTGAAGACAAGGATGGGTTAAAACAGCTTGCTTATGAAATGGACTATGAAAACATGACTGAAGTATTAGCGGGCTTAAGACATCGTTTTGGTCCTCCTGTTGGAACAAGCGTTGATGTTGACGGAAGATCGCCTCAACAACAATGGATTTGGCACACAGGAGAAGATGTAATTACTGCAGTTAAGAGTGAACAAAGACCTTTCTTACTTTCTTATCGACCATCACTTTTAGACCCTTCTTTCCTTTGAAAATGTGTGAATATTGTGTGAATGGATTTTGCGAATTCCTTGTAATCGCTTTCCCTCACTCAAATGCACTTGTTCATTAGCCAGTAGTTAATTTCAGTCATAGTCTGTAATCTTAGCGATACTTGATGGTTGGAATGGAGTTGGAATGAAACCTCCTTCTTCCATCTCTTTTCTTTATTCTATTTCAACTAAAATTTTTATTTTCATCAACTAATATTATAAAGTATATTTTGCATTTATGTTTTGAATAATCCAAAAGGTTCTCTAGCACTTATAGGCGATGGGATACGGCATATCAATATTTTATTTGAGAAAAAGTCTTTCTGGCTTGCATATCTTCTTTGCCTTGGCTTTTTTGACGTTTTTTCAGCTCTTTATGCAACCACTTATCCTGATAAGATCCTTAATCAAGTAAGGTTAGATTTATATATTGGAGGCAATTTAATAATATTTTTAGGTGTATTTACTCTTCTTATTATCACTGGAAAAGAGAAGGTTTTCGGGACTCGATCATTTGCTAACGTTTGGAGGGTTTGGTCTACGCAATTTGTTGCTGGATTTTGGGTTTTGCTAGGAACTTTATGTTTTATAATACCCGGTTTATTATTGGCTATAAAGTATATTTATTCAGCTGAGATTGCTTTGCTTGAGGAGTCGCGCATTGGTCAGAGTTTGAGAAGAAGTGGCAAGCTTTCTTCTTTTAATGGAGGGAAAGCAGTTCTTTCTTGTTTTATTATCTTTATTCTGTACATGTTATTTATATTTGTTATAACCTTTGTTGTCGGATTGATTAGTATGGATACACTAGATAGCTTTGCGATGAATTACTTCATAGCAGTAACAGGCACTTTAGTTTCTACATTGCTTTGCACAATTGTTTATTCAGGATATGTTGATGCATTATCTTTTGAGTCTTCTAATCAATCGAAGGTTTCAGAAAGTTAAAAAGTTGGATTAATTTTTTCTTCAGTATGTGTGAAAATTTTGAGGGATGCTCTTCATTTATTTTGCTTTGACCAGTCGCATTGACTTGCATATCTTTCATAGATGGTTGCTAAGCCTTTATCAACTAAATGTTCTTGAATATTCATTCCATCTATAGATAGTTCAGCCACTGTTCTTCCGTAGCGGTCTTTGGTAATGCGTCGAATGTCGAGTGTTTCTCCAGCTACTAAACCATTGAGATAATCTCTAGCTGCTTTGGCTGGGATTGGATCTGCCCTTTTTTCTTTAAGCTCTGGAGTATCGATACAAGCAAGTCTGATCTTTTCTCCAGTGATTGTGGTGCAGGTATCTCCGTCATAGCAATCTTTAATAACTACACTCTCTTTGGCTAGAGGCTTTGAGCACGCTATCAATATTAAAAATACCGGTATAATTGCTATTCTTTTCAAAAGAGAAATAAGGTGTAAATGGACTAGATCAGTTGCTATGACTGGTGAAAATATCTGGCTTACTCTTCATTAGCCAGTAGGAAATTTCCTGTTGTGCCATGGGTTCTCAGCGATATTGCGATGTGTGGATGGTGTGTGGATGGCTTAACATTCTCACCCCTATTTCTTTATTCTATTTCAATCCAGTTTTGATTACTAATCCCAACGATTGTATTTACTGATCAACTTCAAACTGTCTGTGATAAAGGAATATTCAGGTATTGCAGTTGTTGTGAAAGGATTTGGTCCTTTGTTGATCAAAATTACAGCACCCTTCTTACCGTCTTTGCTGATGATAGAAAGTGAGAGATAACCAATATTCGAGCCACTGTGAGAAATATAGTCACCCTTTGAATCCTCCTGAGCATTTTTATTAACAATAAAAAATCCTAGGCTGCGTGTCGGCGTTGAACTCGGAATAATTAAAGCTTCAGCTAGTTTTTGATTAATTAGAGTACCTTCTCCTCTGAGTGCACGGGTGAAGGCTAAATTGAAGAGAGACAGATCGGTCGCTGTTGTCCAGAGTAGACCTGGGGAGAGGATAGTACTGCGCATTGGGGCTTTTTTATGCACACTGCCATCGCTGTCGTAAGGAATGGCTATCGTTGAGGAGTCTTCTAGGAAGAACTCGTCGTCAAAAGTACTATTCATCATTTTTGCAGGTTGTATCACTAACTCGTTCATTAATCTTTTGAAAGGTTTGTCGCCGACGTCTTCAATAGCAGGCTGAAGCACTGAGTAACAGCCATTGCAGTATGCAAACTTTTCTCCTGGTACGTTGGTTACCGTTACTGGGGGATTCGTTGCAGGCGGTTTACCATTTAAAAACTGCTTTACCGTCGGCAAAATTTCTTTAGGACCACAGCAACCGTCTGGATAAGGTGAGGTAAGTGCCGCAGTATGATTCAGTAGCATCCTAAAAGTAACTGGCACTTTTGCTGTGAATTGATTCTCTGGGATTTTCCAGCTTTTAAGATAACGGTTTACTGGTTCATCTAACGCGATTCCTTTATCAGCTAGTAGTTTTACTACGGCTAGAGATGTTTGTACTTTGGTGATTGAATTAGCGGTAAACAAGGTAGACGTTGTTACCTCACGTTGAGTAATTTTATCGGCTATCCCGAAACCCTTTGCCCAGGATATCTCCCCGTCATCAATTACTGCGATTGAGGCGCCAGGGATATCCATCTCTTGTCGTAGTGATTCGATTGAATTTTGAAGTCTGCGATTTGACAGGTTTGTTAGAAAGGTTGGTTTGGCAGTAATTGATTTAGCAATGATCAGTAAGAAAAAACCTGAGCTGGCCACGGTTAATACTTTTACTGCCCATTTATTAATGGTCATTTTGTCCTTTGTTACCTTTTAAGTATATAAAATTTGAATAGATAGTCCTTGTCCACGGTTAAAAGTACTGTTTTCATTAGCCAGTAGGAAATATCTTTTTCAGCAATTGCGAGAGAAGAAGTTAGAGAGATTTTATACGTTTTTTAGGCTTGCTGGAATTTTGCTGGAATAGAGCCTAGTTTCCCTATCTCATATTTTGCCTCGGCGATGGATGATTTGCTTGAAGTTCACTTAGAAAGTTATGTCCGCTTTGTTCCTGATGGGACTGCTGATCTTTACGCTAAAAGAAATAAATCTGCTAAGGCTGCATAATGAGTTTATGAAACGCTTTTTACTTCCTCTAATCGCTGCGCTTGCTTGCCCCCTTTCTGTTAAAGCTGGTATCCCTGAATCAAGAAATGTATGGATGGAAATTGACTTGAAACCTGGAATTTGGAGAGTAGATACTTCAAATGCCAAAGCACGTGGGTCAAGCGTCATCGTTGGGACAAGTAGACAACAAGAAAAAGATGAGAATGCAGATGGGTATTGGGTAATGAGTTGGACTGGTACCACTAAGGTTAATTGCAAGACTTTCAAGCAAACAATTAAGGTCCCAGGACAACTTTTTGGTGGTACAAGTAAAATCGAACCAAACCATATTGGCTATGTTTTGGCCGATAATCTCTGCTATTTAACTGGAGTAGAAGGTTATACCCCCAACCCGAACCCTCCAGAGTGGGTTGTAAACACAGTTAAAACAATAAAAAGCAAGCCAATAAAACAAGAGAGCTACGTAACCTCCCCAATGGATATGGATTAAATGAACCTAATGAACTTCCTTGCTATCGACGCTTCATTAATGATTATTGGAGTTCCATTGCTAATGATCCTTAAGGGCAAAAAGGATAAAAAGGTGGATTAAAGAAATGAAACGCTTACTACTCCCCTTACTCGCTGCTCTTGCATTACCTACTACTGCTAACGCAGAGAGCGTTTGGCTTTTAATTCAGCACGATAGGACCAGATATTCAGTGGGAGATGGAATTGCAATGGCAGTTGCTTGGGAAAAAATAGAGATGTCTGATCTTTCTCAATGTCGAACGCAAGGCAACCTAGTAAAAGAGCACTTTGGAAAGAACACTTACTGGTTGTGCGTCTATGGTAAATAGACGACTCAGAACTCTCCTTGTATAGATCAAGA encodes:
- a CDS encoding thermonuclease family protein, giving the protein MKRIAIIPVFLILIACSKPLAKESVVIKDCYDGDTCTTITGEKIRLACIDTPELKEKRADPIPAKAARDYLNGLVAGETLDIRRITKDRYGRTVAELSIDGMNIQEHLVDKGLATIYERYASQCDWSKQNK
- a CDS encoding serine hydrolase domain-containing protein, whose product is MTINKWAVKVLTVASSGFFLLIIAKSITAKPTFLTNLSNRRLQNSIESLRQEMDIPGASIAVIDDGEISWAKGFGIADKITQREVTTSTLFTANSITKVQTSLAVVKLLADKGIALDEPVNRYLKSWKIPENQFTAKVPVTFRMLLNHTAALTSPYPDGCCGPKEILPTVKQFLNGKPPATNPPVTVTNVPGEKFAYCNGCYSVLQPAIEDVGDKPFKRLMNELVIQPAKMMNSTFDDEFFLEDSSTIAIPYDSDGSVHKKAPMRSTILSPGLLWTTATDLSLFNLAFTRALRGEGTLINQKLAEALIIPSSTPTRSLGFFIVNKNAQEDSKGDYISHSGSNIGYLSLSIISKDGKKGAVILINKGPNPFTTTAIPEYSFITDSLKLISKYNRWD